A genomic region of Chloracidobacterium sp. contains the following coding sequences:
- a CDS encoding nuclease A inhibitor family protein, producing the protein MSKIEKKFSKKSRKTSVGTDEFQRRLATACDGLIYVSETDAAVQPVVASKPGDDLQAVAKADAEMSPDAKPEQISLDRFFERLVRIEDWFGRREIARAERFKSLAELLDSELSDLRAYRVGEVNVRYYVVGRDAAGRLVGIKTAAVET; encoded by the coding sequence GTGTCAAAAATCGAAAAAAAATTCTCGAAAAAGAGCAGGAAAACAAGTGTCGGGACGGATGAGTTTCAGCGTCGGCTAGCCACGGCTTGTGACGGCTTGATCTACGTTAGCGAAACCGACGCCGCGGTTCAACCGGTGGTCGCTTCGAAGCCCGGTGACGATCTACAGGCGGTGGCTAAGGCTGATGCAGAAATGTCGCCCGATGCCAAACCCGAACAGATCTCGCTTGATCGGTTCTTCGAGCGGCTTGTCCGGATAGAGGATTGGTTTGGCAGACGTGAGATCGCTAGGGCGGAAAGGTTCAAGAGCCTTGCGGAACTTCTCGACAGCGAACTTAGTGATCTTCGCGCATATCGCGTCGGTGAGGTAAACGTCAGATACTACGTCGTGGGACGCGACGCCGCCGGGCGGCTGGTGGGGATAAAGACAGCCGCCGTTGAAACGTGA
- a CDS encoding DUF2807 domain-containing protein, whose translation MKKFGFLVFLFALIGGLIAANSSSFGRIGGSFLNFPLKVGAEQGSGRIASETREISGFHGVDVGGVFQVEITAQRDYSVEIEADDNLLPLITTKVRNGILTISTERKLSSENPMRIRISAPDIDSLDASGAAKVSVIGLQNERISVDSSGASKVRLAGETAKLTTDVSGATQIDAQELLAANAEIEASGASHVDVSVTGELRTDISGASKITYSGTPSSLVTKRSGASSISQR comes from the coding sequence ATGAAAAAGTTCGGCTTCTTGGTTTTCCTGTTCGCTCTAATCGGCGGGCTCATTGCTGCAAATTCATCCTCGTTCGGGCGCATCGGCGGCAGCTTTCTCAACTTTCCGCTCAAAGTCGGCGCCGAACAAGGTTCAGGACGCATTGCTTCAGAGACCCGCGAGATCTCAGGCTTTCACGGCGTTGATGTCGGCGGCGTCTTTCAGGTCGAGATCACAGCTCAAAGGGATTACAGTGTCGAGATCGAAGCCGACGACAATTTGCTGCCATTGATAACAACCAAGGTCCGCAACGGTATCCTCACCATATCGACAGAACGCAAGCTGTCTAGCGAGAATCCTATGCGCATCCGGATCTCGGCTCCTGATATCGACTCGTTGGACGCTTCGGGCGCCGCTAAGGTAAGCGTCATTGGGTTGCAGAATGAGCGTATTTCAGTTGATTCGAGCGGAGCCTCGAAAGTACGCCTCGCGGGTGAGACGGCCAAGTTGACGACGGATGTCAGTGGTGCGACACAGATCGATGCCCAAGAACTTCTAGCGGCTAATGCGGAGATAGAAGCCAGCGGTGCCAGTCACGTGGATGTGAGTGTGACAGGCGAACTCCGCACGGATATATCGGGAGCAAGCAAGATCACGTACTCGGGCACACCGTCAAGCCTTGTGACAAAACGATCAGGGGCAAGCAGCATTTCGCAAAGATAG
- a CDS encoding nuclear transport factor 2 family protein, whose translation MRKIALLLFILSAAVCFRGQTAPDAVELTQMLNDFLAGAGKNDAAVHDRFWADDLIYTRSAGVRINKEELMKGVRSAPAPKVDDPVTVYTAEDIKIQQYGNAAIVAFRLVINTTKADGTKTVGNNLNTGTFVKRNGKWQAVAWQSTVIPEPKSATLAETKPILSSKPSSPTTAGTRVYQKGPRGGCYYISASGSKVYVDHKYCN comes from the coding sequence ATGAGAAAGATCGCGTTGTTACTTTTCATACTGTCGGCCGCCGTGTGCTTTCGTGGACAAACCGCTCCCGATGCGGTGGAGCTAACCCAGATGCTCAACGACTTTCTGGCCGGTGCCGGCAAGAACGACGCGGCGGTCCACGACCGCTTCTGGGCCGACGACCTGATCTACACACGCTCGGCCGGTGTGCGTATCAACAAAGAAGAGTTGATGAAGGGCGTTCGGTCGGCACCCGCTCCGAAAGTCGACGATCCTGTCACCGTTTACACAGCGGAAGATATCAAGATCCAGCAGTACGGCAATGCTGCGATCGTCGCGTTTCGCCTCGTTATCAATACGACCAAGGCTGACGGCACAAAGACGGTCGGCAATAATCTGAACACAGGCACATTCGTAAAACGCAACGGCAAATGGCAGGCCGTCGCATGGCAATCAACAGTGATACCGGAGCCCAAGTCCGCGACTCTCGCCGAGACAAAACCGATCTTATCCTCAAAACCGAGTTCGCCAACAACCGCGGGCACGCGCGTCTATCAGAAAGGCCCGCGCGGCGGCTGTTACTACATTAGCGCCAGTGGCTCAAAGGTTTACGTAGACCACAAATACTGTAACTAA
- a CDS encoding PIN domain-containing protein, translating into MNSLDTSVVLRFLLNDVPVQTAKARVLLSKPKTYVTDAVVSEAAFVLERGMGFERSHTAILLRTLIAVPGLNYNEYLLPEVIELFEGHRKLSFIDCYAAVEARLSGASLYTFDRKLLHQGGQHVVMP; encoded by the coding sequence ATGAATAGCCTCGATACAAGCGTGGTTCTGCGCTTTTTGCTGAACGACGTGCCGGTCCAGACAGCCAAAGCCAGAGTTTTGCTTTCAAAGCCGAAGACATACGTAACAGATGCGGTGGTGTCAGAAGCGGCTTTCGTTCTTGAGAGAGGAATGGGTTTCGAGCGTTCACACACGGCGATTCTGCTCAGGACGCTGATCGCAGTTCCGGGGCTGAACTATAATGAGTATCTATTGCCTGAGGTAATAGAGCTATTCGAGGGCCATCGAAAGCTCTCCTTTATTGATTGTTACGCTGCGGTAGAGGCAAGGCTATCCGGAGCAAGTTTGTACACCTTCGATAGAAAGCTGCTTCATCAGGGCGGCCAGCACGTTGTGATGCCGTAA
- a CDS encoding Txe/YoeB family addiction module toxin — protein sequence MQKNQPKRPSRKVVLADAFLDDLRYWAENDRKLLLKLLDLIEATVREPFTGVGKPEPLKHKAAGAWSRRLNKEHRVVYKVHDDRIEFLQARYHY from the coding sequence GTGCAGAAGAACCAACCCAAAAGGCCAAGTCGAAAGGTCGTGCTAGCCGACGCATTTCTCGATGACTTGCGTTATTGGGCCGAGAATGACCGAAAGTTGCTGCTCAAACTCCTAGACCTCATCGAGGCGACGGTGCGAGAACCCTTTACGGGTGTAGGTAAACCTGAGCCTCTGAAACACAAAGCTGCGGGTGCCTGGTCTCGTCGTCTCAATAAAGAGCATCGAGTCGTCTATAAAGTGCATGACGACCGGATCGAGTTTCTTCAGGCCCGGTATCATTATTAA
- a CDS encoding type II toxin-antitoxin system Phd/YefM family antitoxin — MSLEVSYSEARANLASLMDQVTDDCEVVVIRRRGRSAVALIDADELASMMETEYLFRSPKNAERLMGALSQVESGGGMVMTVDELRKEFGAEEPTQKAKSKGRASRRISR; from the coding sequence ATGTCATTGGAAGTTAGCTACAGCGAAGCACGGGCAAATCTAGCATCATTGATGGATCAAGTCACGGACGATTGCGAGGTGGTCGTGATCAGGCGTCGCGGCCGCTCGGCTGTAGCTTTGATCGACGCTGATGAGCTTGCGAGCATGATGGAAACAGAATATTTGTTTCGGTCACCAAAGAATGCCGAAAGATTGATGGGCGCTCTCAGCCAGGTTGAGTCTGGTGGGGGCATGGTAATGACCGTCGACGAATTGAGGAAGGAATTCGGTGCAGAAGAACCAACCCAAAAGGCCAAGTCGAAAGGTCGTGCTAGCCGACGCATTTCTCGATGA
- a CDS encoding phosphoribosylglycinamide formyltransferase has product MAQSMKLGILISGRGSNMVALTDAVHSGEIPASEVAVVISDKAEAAGLAKARERGVETVVIERKGYSREEHDADIVDELKKRNVELVCLAGYMRLLSPSFVRSFPNRIINIHPSLLPAYPGLDVHERVLAAGEKTSGCTVHYVNEHLDAGPVILQREVPVLDGDTPETLAARILEQEHHLYVDAVKQLTTERNVGR; this is encoded by the coding sequence ATGGCACAGTCGATGAAACTGGGAATTCTGATCTCAGGCCGCGGGTCGAATATGGTGGCGTTGACCGATGCGGTCCACTCGGGCGAGATACCTGCGTCTGAGGTTGCGGTTGTGATCAGCGATAAGGCAGAAGCGGCAGGTTTGGCGAAGGCCCGTGAGCGTGGCGTCGAGACCGTTGTTATTGAAAGAAAAGGCTACAGCCGTGAGGAGCACGACGCCGATATCGTTGACGAGCTAAAGAAACGCAATGTCGAGTTGGTCTGCCTTGCGGGCTACATGCGGCTGCTGTCTCCGTCATTTGTCCGCTCTTTCCCGAACCGCATCATCAACATCCACCCAAGCCTGCTGCCCGCATACCCCGGCCTCGACGTCCACGAACGCGTCCTCGCCGCCGGTGAAAAAACCTCAGGCTGCACCGTCCACTACGTCAACGAACACCTCGACGCCGGCCCCGTCATCCTCCAACGCGAAGTCCCGGTCCTCGATGGCGACACGCCCGAGACCCTCGCGGCGAGAATTCTCGAACAGGAACACCACCTCTATGTCGACGCGGTCAAGCAATTAACCACGGAACGCAACGTAGGTAGATAG